From the Spiroplasma chrysopicola DF-1 genome, one window contains:
- a CDS encoding spiralin repeat-containing protein has protein sequence MKKLLAILGALGLTTTGATAVVACKSSNSNTPTVSKKSISDVNVEDPQTIADDTKTYADLNKDKTIINLVIDAINKVLGLTRNQVTSADFELTNAQTGTDKQAAGTAVEFIVTAKDSSSIIKDNFKFINTLAAPAKKSISDVNVEDPQTVADDTKTYADLNKDKTIINLVIDAINKALGLTRNQVTSADFELTNAQTGTDKQVAGTAVEFIVTAKDSSSIIKDNFKFINTLAAPAKKSISDVNVEDPQTVADDTKTYADLNADQTIINLVIDAINKALGLTRNQVTSADFELTNAQTGTDKQVAGTAVEFIVTAKDSSSIIKDNFKFIDTLAAPAKKSISDVNVEDPQTVADDTKTYADLNADQTIINLVIDAINKALGLTRNQVTSADFELTNAQTGTDKQVAGTAVEFIVTAKDSSSIIKDNFKFIDTLAAPAKKSISDVNVEDPQTVADDTKTYADLNADQTIINLVIDAINKALGLTRNQVTSADFELTNTQTGTDKQVAGTAVEFIVTAKDSSSIIKDNFKFIDTLAAPAKKVFLIN, from the coding sequence ATGAAAAAATTATTAGCAATATTAGGAGCTCTTGGTTTAACAACTACTGGGGCAACTGCAGTTGTCGCATGCAAATCTTCTAATTCTAATACTCCAACTGTTTCAAAAAAAAGTATTTCCGATGTTAATGTAGAAGACCCACAAACAATAGCAGATGATACTAAGACATATGCTGATTTAAATAAAGATAAAACAATTATTAATTTAGTAATTGATGCGATTAATAAGGTCTTAGGCTTAACAAGAAACCAAGTAACTAGTGCTGATTTTGAATTAACAAATGCCCAAACAGGAACAGACAAACAAGCGGCTGGAACCGCAGTTGAATTTATAGTTACAGCAAAAGATAGTTCATCTATAATTAAAGATAATTTTAAATTTATAAATACTTTAGCAGCACCTGCCAAAAAAAGTATTTCCGATGTTAATGTAGAAGACCCACAAACAGTAGCAGATGATACTAAGACATATGCTGATTTAAATAAAGATAAAACAATTATTAATTTAGTAATTGATGCGATTAATAAGGCCTTAGGCTTAACAAGAAACCAAGTAACTAGTGCTGATTTTGAATTAACAAATGCCCAAACAGGAACAGACAAACAAGTGGCTGGAACCGCAGTTGAATTTATAGTTACAGCAAAAGATAGTTCATCTATAATTAAAGATAATTTTAAATTTATAAATACTTTAGCAGCACCTGCCAAAAAAAGTATTTCCGATGTTAATGTAGAAGACCCACAAACAGTAGCAGATGATACTAAGACATATGCTGATTTAAATGCTGATCAAACAATTATTAATTTAGTAATTGATGCGATTAATAAGGCCTTAGGCTTAACAAGAAACCAAGTAACTAGTGCTGATTTTGAATTAACAAATGCCCAAACAGGAACAGACAAACAAGTGGCTGGAACCGCAGTTGAATTTATAGTTACAGCAAAAGATAGTTCATCTATAATTAAAGATAATTTTAAATTTATAGATACTTTAGCAGCACCTGCTAAAAAAAGTATTTCCGATGTTAATGTAGAAGACCCACAAACAGTAGCAGATGATACTAAGACATATGCTGATTTAAATGCTGATCAAACAATTATTAATTTAGTAATTGATGCGATTAATAAGGCCTTAGGCTTAACAAGAAACCAAGTAACTAGTGCTGATTTTGAATTAACAAATGCCCAAACAGGAACAGACAAACAAGTGGCTGGAACCGCAGTTGAATTTATAGTTACAGCAAAAGATAGTTCATCTATAATTAAAGATAATTTTAAATTTATAGATACTTTAGCAGCACCTGCTAAAAAAAGTATTTCCGATGTTAATGTAGAAGACCCACAAACAGTAGCAGATGATACTAAGACATATGCTGATTTAAATGCTGATCAAACAATTATTAATTTAGTAATTGATGCGATTAATAAGGCCTTAGGCTTAACAAGAAACCAAGTAACTAGTGCTGATTTTGAATTAACAAATACCCAAACAGGAACAGACAAACAAGTGGCTGGAACCGCAGTTGAATTTATAGTTACAGCAAAAGATAGTTCATCTATAATTAAAGATAATTTTAAATTTATAGATACTTTAGCAGCACCTGCCAAAAAAGTATTCTTAATAAATTAG